Sequence from the Cucurbita pepo subsp. pepo cultivar mu-cu-16 chromosome LG02, ASM280686v2, whole genome shotgun sequence genome:
ttgaataaagtggaaaaagaaaaagaggcaCAGAAGCAACCACCTCACCTCAATCAAGTAGGAATGTCCTAATAATGCCTTACAAACTCTCAATccctttaaattaatattataataataaaNatatatatatatatatatatatatatatatatatatatatatatatatatatatatatatacacatatatatatacatatataaaagGTAAGGAaggaataaaattgaaaatattataataataaaaaaggacaaattatttaaaataaaagggggGAAGGAAGAGGTGGTAGATCACATGGAGAAGATGAGGTTAGttaattatatgataaaaaagaaaagaaaattgagagaaatggacaaaattattattattattattattattattatatatttttaatacttgttaaaataaagaattggAAAATCCTATATTCAgtagtaattaattatatacacagaagaaaaaaagaaataattagaaaaggaaaacatcCTGTCTGTCTGCATTGgcagaagataaaaaaaaatggctacAATTATTGACTACCAAAACTAACAAAGTTAGAGACAAAGGAAGGGGCTATTGGCATTGGCATTGGCATTGGAATTGGTTGTTAGACAGTGTAATGTTGATTAATTGTGTCGATGTCTAGTCCTTTCAACTTCACCACCGATTCCACCCGACCTTTTAGAGTGTGCAACTCCCGCAACCTATCCATCCACCAATATACTAGGAAGTTAGTATCAAATAGCACAGACTACGAAAAACTTCTCCCATTCAGAGGCATTCAAGTAACACTATAGTGAGGCATTGCTTAAGGAAGATGACTTGGGGTAGTAGGCCGTACCTTGCAATTTCAGCGCGTCGTCTGGCTTGCTCGGCGATTTCGGAGAGCTCCCCACAACTGTTCCTATCAGAGAGAGCGTTGTTGGATTGAGGTAGTTGAAGACCATGAATGGTTCTTTGTGTGGTTGCCCATTgtgcttctctctcttctttcccGTAATCTTTCTTGGTTGTGAAAGCAGTCTATCATGAGGGAGACACAACAGGAGAGGAAGTCCATGAAAACTGAGTTCAGTtcataaaagaacaaaagaaaggtAATGAAACGGGGCTAAGAGTGTGGCTACCTTGTTCTGCAAAAGGTTGTTCCAAGCCCTTCCACTAAGAATATAGCGAATGGTAAATTTGAGGATATCAAGAGGGATGTAAGTTATCAAACTATAAAGCCAGATCACACCAGCCCATCCCCACCCAGTGCCTTTTATTCTTGCAAAATCCCAGCTTGCATACACTGCTATTAATGTTGCTACCTGTCATGTACCCGAAAACGAGTTTCGTTGCTTGCTTAACCAGTTGAAGGAGCTAAAATGCTAAGAATTAAAGGTTTTTACTTCTTGTTGTACTTACCAGCTGGGCAACTATGAAAGCGCTCACTAAGAGAAGTCCAGGACGTTCCACGAAGGACCAACTTCGAGACCTTGTGACGAAGATAAGGGCCTGACTCACGATACTAACTTGTAGATACAATGCTGCCATCATTCTCGGGTCGTCGTTCCTCAGGGATGTTACGTAAAACTTGTTCTGCAAAAGGAAATTGGAAATACAAAACATGACACAGGAGAACAAAGGTATGTCACAAGAACTTGAATAGGATATCCAGTGTGGATCATATAAGACTTCTTTGTTCTTACCGAGCAAAAGTCGGTATCTCGCACGATCCAGAAGAATAACACTGTCATCAGAGCCAAGTATCCACCCAACACAATGCCAGTAGCAAAAATTTCCTTCAACTTCCAACTGTCGGGCTGCGGAGAAGGCTTAACTCGATCCTTCGAAATGGTCATGATTGTTCCTAGAACACACAGTATACaaaaaaagttagaattcCTGATCCATTCAGATAATAGGAAAGGCAGTGGATGAACCAACATTTTTGGTAGCCATACCATCGTTTAGAATAGCTATAATTAGAACCATGAATGGAGCGAAATCAAATTTCCAAATCAAAGCAATCAACAGAAAACCAAACTGCAATGTCAACAGAAAGAAATGTTAATCTCCAGACCATATAGGTTGATATGAACATGAAATATTTCAATCTATTATCATTATATTTACCACTATACGGATGGTGATGGAAACTGCATAAATctgcaaaaaagaaagaaaaaaacgatGAATGAGTTGGAGTTGTGCAAGTAATCAATTAAAACTGGCTGCATCAAAGTATAAACTAACCGTATAATTCTTCATCCTCTGGAAAATAGCTCTACTGGTCAGTACTGCACTGATAATAACGCTCAATCCTGGTTCGGTGAGGACGATATCAGAAGCGCTTCTAGCTGCATCAGTTGCATCAGCAACAGCAATGCCAATATCTGCCTTCTTTAGTGCAGGGGCATCATTGACACCATCTCCAGTCATTCCACAAATGTGCTTCTTCTCTTGTAACCTTCTCACAATTTCATATTTGTGTTCTGCCATATGCAAATAAGCTTAGCAAAGCTATGTGTGGCAATGCATTTTGTATTTGGAGATCTTTATAGCTAGccagaaaaatggaaaaacacAATAGGGCAGAGATGAAACATAAGCTTGCATGTATAGATATGACAAAGATCATGGGGAACTCAACTCTATTATGTGTGCAaacagaaaattaaattaaggagAAATGTAAAATTAGCCTATCGGTGTCTCGTCCCTTCGCTTCACTCATCTATTGACGtaaaaaaatccttaaaaaGAGCTAAAGTCGCTATAGTCTGTGCTCTCACTCAGCAAGTAAGCAGCAAGATTCTCTCTCGGGAAAAGCGCTAAAAACAGAGGAGTTCCCTCACTACTCAAGATATATAGCAGATGGCGGCCATAATGGCTGGCCTTCTTTCCTTTATGAGTTTGATAAAAAGACTAAAAAACACGGGGCTTTCGAGTTGCTCTTATAAAACGATTATTTCCTATTCTCTAGCAATCAGTGCAATTTAAGTTAAGGGAAGTTGCAGAACCCACCTGGAAATACACCAGCAAATCCATCAGCCGTTTCAATCAACTCATCCACAGGAAGGGTGTCTGCTGATGCATCCCTGTCTTGACTAAGTAATGCAGAAGAAGGGTACATATTTGATCCCATACCAAGCCTCCGACCGGTTTCCTTAGCAATAGCCAGTTGATCCCCTATAATTAAGGTATCATTCAAATGCTATGCAGAAAAAACTGTTTGTATATAACACAGTAAGTGTAAAGATAGTGATATTTGCTTTGCACATACCAGTAATCATCTTGACATTCACTCCAAGGTTCAGAGCCCTTCTGATGGTTTCTGCACTATCATGCCTGGGAGGATCAAACAGAGCTAACAACCCAACAAGTTGCCATGGATCTCCTGGACTTTCTTTGGTTTTCTCAGGTACTTCCTGTGGATCAGTAGTTAAATAATAAGCTTGGAGAATAGAGGTTGCTATTGATCATTCATAACATGAGTGAAGGTTAACATTTGAAAACCTGTCTAGCAACACCCAAGGATCGGAGTCCGCATTCAGCAAACTTATCAATCACTCCATGAACTTTTTCCCTGACGGCTTCATTTGAATTGCAAAGATTTAAGATCTATTTCAAACaaggaaaaatgagaaatgaacAAATCCTTATAATCTCACTTGTATCAGTCAAGAATACAAAGAGAAACAACTTTACCTGCTCGGGAGCACCTTTGCTAACTCGGTGCCAGCTATCGTTGGAATCAATGTAAGTGAGAGCAGTTCTCTTATCAACAGGGTTgaatggaaaaaaatgaacCTCTCTAATACCAGCTCGTGCCTGCATAATTTTGTGATCAATATATCATGTAAAATTCTGATTATCAAACTTTTGctcatttttaaaacatcatgAACTAAAACTACACCTCTTTTGGATCTGCCAACATTCCAACGATAGCAGCATCTATGGCGTCCTGATTTTCGGTCCTAGAGGCCCTTGCTGCAAGAAGAATGACATGTTCTTTATCCACATCCCCCACAAAGACTTCAGTCAAGGATTGGTCAACAGTGAGCCTATTCAAGGTTAATGTTCCAGTCTTATCACTGCAAAGGACATCCATGCCAGCCATCTCCTCAATGGCAGTCATCCGCTTGGTAATTGCACCTTGCTTAGAAAGACGGTGGGAACCAATGGCCATGGTGACAGACAAAACAGTGGGCATGGCAATAGGAATTCCTCCAATCAAAAGAACCAGCAAATTGTCAATGCCATCCCTATATGCACGATGTTGAATTGGGTACATGACTATGATCTCAATAACAATTCCAATAGCAATGGAGCAAATACAGAAGTTCCCAATGGCAGTAAGAACTTTTTGGAAATGCCCAACTTGATTGGTGCTGTCCACTAAATGAGCAGCTTTTCCAAAGAAGGTATGCACACCAGTGGCAATCACTACTGCTTCGATTTCTCCCTGTTTACACGTCGACCCCGAAAAAACCTCGTCCGAAGGGTTTTTGGTAACCGGGAGGGACTCGCCAGTTAAAGCAGATTGATCAATCTTCAAAGGATCCCCTTCAAGAAGACGAGCATCAGCAGGGACAATGTCTCCCAGTTTGATACTTATTATATCTCCTGGAACCAACATGGCAGCATCTTGCTCACTCCAACGACCGTCTCTGAGAACCTAATTATATAATACCACACAATGACAAAGataaataagaagaaatcaaGCAACTAATAATGATGTTTTAGTATGCTCTGAACCTTAGTTCTAGGAGCAAGACCGGCCATAAGGGCTGCAGCTGCATTTCCTGCGTTGTTTTCTTCAAGAAAGCTGATGGTTGAGTTGATTAAAAGTAGGGCAATGACTCCCACGCAATCCTGCCAGTCCGGAGGCCTTCCGCCGCCGTTTGCTAAGACAATAGCCATTATAGCCGCTGCTTCCATGACCCAAGAGAGAGGGTTCCACATAAACCCTAGAAATTTCAGGATTTTGCTCTCCTGTTTCCACACAAAAGGTACTCTAAATCGATTTGAAACAACTCAACCATTGTTCGAAAGAAGAACATAGAAATTTCATAGTAATGAGACCTTTTTCTCTTCCAGTTTGTTCGGTCCGAAAACTTGAAGCCGATTGGCTCCTTCCTCTGAACTGAGACCTTCTTTTGTGCATTTTAGCTTCTCAAACACTTCGCCGATTGGAATATGCTCCTGTAAACACAAACATGAACATAAACAAAGCGTTTATAATCACGAAGGCGTCCGCATGGCGAGAGTTGTTAAAGTAAATCAAATCGTCACGTAATTGATCAAATCGAGGAAGATATTCATGAAGAAATCTCTACTATTTCCGTAAAATTTTCGTATGGATATAAAACGATGTCGTTTTACAACGCCTTAACGGAACTCCAAAGATGAACCAAAGAATCAGAATAGCCAAAAATAACAAAGCCCTACGTTCTTTCTCACAGTTCTCAGTCACTGGAATTACACGAAACGATCACTACGTCGCAGATTCCAAATTCTCATCACTCATCACAAACAAAAATCCTCGCATTACTGTTCGTTTTTTCGATCAAACGAAAACATGCAAAAACAATCCGCCGCCATAATCTCGAACAATCAGAGATTGATCGAttcaatacaaaaaaaatacacaagACAGTTACGATCGACGTGAAGATTCAATCACATTTCAAACACCGAGCGATGATCCAAACATTATGATCATAAAGGAACCAGNaaaaaaaaaaaaaaaaaaaaaaaaaaaaaaaaaaaaaaaaaaaaaaaaaagaagcaagaagagaaagaagtaCCAGATCGACGGACTCGTTACGAATCTCTTGGAGAGTGATAGGATTGGCCATTGTTGTTGATGATCAAGAAGAATGTGGTTGGTGAAATTGAGTGGAAACTAAGAAGATCAAAAGGCGGTGATTTAATATAGGGGAGGGAGGATCCGTGGATTCGTAATCCGAAATGGAATTTGGAAATATACGAGAATTCATGATCAGAATCATTATGAATTCTATTCCAAGTACTAAACGAGAATCAAGATCTTCGTTGACGGAGCAAAAAATCCCCTACCTAATTTACCCACGTCATTAACTAATTTAACTTCCAATGCCAAACctcttattaattaatttattatattaaagcTAGgactaattaataatttcattaattaaaactttGGATTGCTTTATATTTTGAGTTAATTAAAATCCTACATATATAATTATCCACTTTTAAGTTTTGTGAGGGTCTTAAtcgtaaatattaaatcacaTGGCTTAgaatctaataaataaataaataaataaataaataaataaaatctacctcagaaaaaaataagttgaGTTATAttgatttaagatttttattttttaaaaaatgaatgaaatattagatttgattttaacTTGAAATactaatattttgatttttttttagaagataattatatatgtttattatcaaaatagagaagattttgagagaaataaataaataaataaattcattttttttaaattgagatatatattatataatttaaatatagttcaTTGTATATGTAAATGAAACATGTGAATagttaattttatagagttgtTTATTGGTGAACaaattgataaatttattttaatttaaaattaaaaaaatttatgaaacaagATGAGAAGTGAtaatgttaataaataattcttttaaaatgagaatattaaaaaactcGTGTATCACGAGGATATCAAAATCTTCTCGGGTAGCTCCTTAGGATACCTACCAAGAACCATTTTGatggtttatatatatatatatatcgacttaaattttaaactcttATAAGCGATTTGTTTAAAATGAGAATCTTAAGAAACTCGTGTATCACAAGGACATTAAAATCTTCTCGGGTGGTTCCTTAGAATGCCCGCCAAGAATCAATTAGATAGTTAATATATCNttttttttttttttttttttttatttttttttttttttttttttaatgagaatcTTAAGAAACTCGTGTGTCACGAGAACATCAAAATCTTTTCGGGCGACTCCTTAGGATGCCCGTCAGAACCATTTTGatggttaaaaaatatatcaaaaccacctgcataaaataattattctccATAGTTATAtagcataatttttttttttctaaataaagaaaaataagagaaaaaacgGGATGATGAAATacgtttaaaattaaagaaaaatcggTACTATCCATTTGATTCTAGCGTCTCTCTCTAACTTACGTTCATCATTTGTATCTAAATAAGTTTTACGTACATGTGAACATTAATGCCTtaacggttttaaaatgaaattctaaCGAACGATAATTTTACAGAACTTAAATACACAGCTTCCTCAGTGTCGCTTATTCAAGCTGATTCTATGATCTAGCTCTATACAAAATCCGTACAACTAATCAAACTACTCATGATACAAGAGCCTTGTTTTAGCGATGGTCAAAGGTTTTTATGTCCAATATTAGGTTCCAACACAAGCTACCTTCCTGTTTTTCCCCCTTCAGTTTCTTCGTCTTCCTCGTCGCAGGTAAGCCATTCTACTCGTCTTCCCCGCTGCTACGCTGCTCTCTGTACTTGGCTTCTCTACCGTATTAACGTTATTACCAGCATCGTTTTTTTCCTTGCTACCATTATGGTTTCCTTCTGATGGAACTTTATCGGCGGTGGCATCAGCGTCGTTCGTGTTTGGGACCTCCATGGACACTTCACTTAGTTCGCATCGTTCCTTAACAGGCAGCCCTTTTGCCTCATGGTCGTGACCTGATGAATTGCTTTCTTCAACTATCTTGTCGACATGGTTCTCTTCTACAGCAAGCTCCCCAGTGGAACTGCAATGGAAGAAACGAAAATCAGCTATATGCAGTATTCGTTTGGATACAGAAAGCGAGAGAGATAGATACCGAGATACCTAGGTAACGACGGAAGACCGTTGGCCAGCCCCGCAACTCCATGGACTGTAGAGTATCCTCTCTCATCTAAACTTGAATTTGATGCTGCACAGAAAAGCAAATACAGTTTACTATTTAATTGTTAAAGAAGCATATACTACACTATAGGAGCTGATCTACATCAGCTTGTttttttgtaacagtccaatcTCActgctagcggatattgttctctttgaactATCTCTTTCAGGTTTCctctcaatattttaaaatgtgtccgctagggagaggttttcacactcttataaaaaaaatgtttcaatcccctctccaaccgatgtgggatctcacaatccaccctccttcgcggcccagcgtcctcactggcacactatctcgtgtccaccccccttgggggctcagccttctcgctggcacatcacccgatgtctggctctaattccatttgtaacagcttaagtCCACctttagcagatattgtcctctttgggcttccactcaaggttttaaacacatctgctagggagagatttccacacgattataaagaatgcttcgttcccctctccaaccaacgtgggatcacACTCTCACAAATCCTATAGAACTACAGCTCAATCCTACAAACATAGGATAAAACTATTACGCACCTTTCCTCTCATTGGTAGGATTGGATTCAAAATCCTGCAAGGAAAAGGAATAATAGAACCGTATCAAGCATCTAATAAAATCAGTACCATTCTACTCAGACTGAGGTGTTAGCGAACTTTCAGTAGAACAGGCAGAGTTAATAACTCTCAAGACAGCCAAATATGTATAGATGACGGCCgagaagtaattttaaaaagctGGTAGATATCTAGTCTTATTTACGTATAGCGATACGAAACAGGGCCCTACAAGCCACCACAGCCAATCTAAGAAGGCTGGTCACATCCCCTCCCCTAGATACCAAGTATAAAATTTAACGAACTGGTTTTGCAATTTGCCCCTCCTATAGTGTACATTTGCAATTGGAGGCCTAACAAAGCCCTTTTGGGAGTCTGTTACCTTATCCTGTTGTTGAATAGTGCTGGCTGAGCCAAGTAAGCAAGCTCCATTTTCTGGCACATCTTGTATGATCTTTGACTCTGTGAGGTGCAAATGAGGGTCACAATGTTCAGGGACTATCTTTTACAAATGTAAGTACATTGTTCGACTCGCAGAAATGCGTACCTGATAAGTCATGAGTGACAGAAATGTCTGCAGAccaatttattgatttatctATCGACTGTACAGCATGTTGCGTTTTATCTTCACTGTGAATTTTCGAATAGTCTGAACGTGCAGAACTCAAATTACCTTTGTAGTCTGAAGCAAATGAAGACCAATCAAGCTTGGCAGATGAGCGGGATCGTAGCATTTCCTCGGTTGCTTTTGATCGCACGCGTCGTATTTCCTCTTGGATGTTCCATGATCCACTGGCAGGAGATTCCCTTTTGATCTGCACCCCAATGTCAACAAACAGAATCATAGATTGAGAAACTCAAAAGTATTTATCAATTAAACTTTCATATGGGGGTCGTGACTTGGAAGACGGTCATactaaaaaattgtaaaatggGGAAAATGTTTTGGAGAAGCGTCATGACTATAGTTTAATGGATAGAATGGTACCTTAGATGAAGAAAGTGGGTTTCCACTAACTGAAAATGATGTTTCTTCTTTGAAGAGCTGTAACCTTGATGGTGAAGGAGacttaaactcaaaattattcGCAGAAGGAGAGGCCCATAGAGGGCGTTCTCGCATGTATGATTTGGCTACATCTACAAGTGAACCCGTCTCTTCATCATTACCCTGCAGCAGCATATACTTCAATATTCCAAGAAGAAAAACCTATATAAGGACACATACCAactctaaattttgtattatagtATTATCATATCAATCTAGTATCATCATTGTTGGTTAACATTAGCGAGCAGTGAATAattggaagagaagaaatatACACAAGGGATTGTTGGGGGAAGGGGTTGAAAGggtaaaagaagaacaaaatcatTGAGAATAATATGGAGTGTAAGAAACCACTAAAGCGTAACAACTAGCAagaaataatcaaatttatatgtGGCAGATAGGATGTACAAATAAACCATTTGCTCAGAAATGGAGTTCTTGACAAGTGAACTGAGGGGAATGTTGAACTGTAAGTAATGTAAACAAAAGTTGATCCATTACGTGATTATTCATATGCCATTCAAgaataacaaaagaaagaatcacCAACCACTGGCAACATCGTGGAATTCAAGGTGCATGGCCCATGATCCAATTCCAATGGCGAACTAGACCCCAACAATCCTAATCGTTTTTCATTCAACCATGTTTTCGCCTCAAGAATTGCTGTGCTGCAGACTGCAGACCCACCATCATCTGTATCAATTTGTACACGATTCATTATTTgcataacataaaattatggTTTACAGGAAATTGAAAGATCAGTACCGCTATCAACTGCTTTGTTTGAAAGCTCAGTTAGCCGCCCTGCAGCCTCTCCTTCAATGCTTTGACATTCTACAACCCTTGATTCAATTATCTGAAATAACTTGTCACGCTCTGCCCTGCTTGAATGAAAGTGATGAACAAGAAGGCACTGGTAACAGATAATTGAAGGCTATCATCTAAGTGTCAGTGACCTAACTCAATTTGTTGTCATTTATCACTCATGAACTAAACTATCTAGCCATGAGAACATCAATCATTGAACATATTAAGGATTTAAgtttgaagaagaacaataacTTATTTCAGCATctatataaactaaaaacataGCATTCATCAAGATAAAAGTGCAAGCAAGCTAGTAAAACCAAGATGAGCATTGTTAATCATAGAAAACAAAACGGAAATTCTCTTTTTCCAGTTGACTGATAGAGAACTACATAAGAAATGTCTAGACCAAATTATTGTTCCAGCAGAACAATGAACAATGAACAAGTTCCAGCAGAACTcctcaaaaaattattgtcaTACCTAGAGAAGGTTTCCTGCATCAGAAGCTGTTCAATTAGACGCTTGCTATCTTTCTTCTCTGGAGGAAAGTCCCTAAATGAATTGACCATCTCTGTTGTCCCGCTCTTCcaacataaaaatatcaatcaGACACACTGGTGTAGTCTACTTAAATCAAATACCAAATTATCCATTGTTTTACACTTTGATTTTGTcacatataatttatttatatggatAGCATGTTGAATCAAGAATAGATCttccataaatatattttattgatctGTATACCCACATAGCACTAGCGAACCCTCAAACCATCAACTCTAGTACAATGCTAGATCacttaattatgaaaattatttctttcaacataaaaagaaataaaataagaatgatGTTATTAAAACATGATATTACAACACCCAATCACATATCAAACTTGATAGCAGGTCTGCTAGAAAAATATTGAGATATTTCTTATATTGCCTGATAATGAGACAAACAacctaatttcaattttatgagAAAACACCTCAACAAGTACATGATTTAACATCTAGATTGTTTACCTTCTTCACTCCATTTCCCTGGAAGACACGATTGTCATCATGAACATCATCTTCGACATCATCCTCTGTTAAATAAGATGCAATACATCTTTAAAAGATAAGCAAACTAGAAGCagagaactttttttttttttttacaagaaaCAATGTTTTCATTGAGAATaattgaaagaatacaaggacatatttaaaaaaaaaaaaaaaaaaaaaacaagtcgCCCAAAAGAAGGGAGTCTGACCAGACCTACAAGAAATTAATTCAGTCCAAAAATATACCAACTCTCATGTCAATGATGATACAATTTTGTTCTATGACAATGACCAAACCAATAttcaaaacatatttaatGTAGTAAAGTGATTTGAGATAGCCTCAGGGCCATAAATCAATTTGGAAAGGTCATGTCTGAGCATCTTGAGAATGCCAGCTTCAATGTTGTTTTCTCTTACACACCTCAATGCCATGGGCCACAATTCAATGGAAAAATGGTTTGAACCAAGCCAGCTAGTATTTAAAGACTCCTTAAGTTCATCTTGATGAACGTTCAAATTTTctgaaggaaaagaaacccGAATTGAATATCCAAGTTCAATTTCTCACCAACTCTTACAATTGTCGAGGCGCTAGAAAGTTTCATCTCTCTTCACAAGGTTTCCTAACGAATTTTGTacttattcttttgttgtaattgattttaattggGTGTACTCTTATAAGCTCCCACGGAGTGTATAGATTCTTGATTGTAACTTTTCactaaaacaatcaaaatgcTGCTTCTTGTTCTAAGATAGATCAAACTCCCGCAGACATCATGACATGACCTTGAAAGAGAAACCCAGGGCTCAAAACTAGTTTTGAAGAACTAGCACATTTCAAATGTAACCTTAAGGCTGGAAGCCTGGAGTTACActtttaagttaatttttGAATTCTAAGTCGTAATATTGCGAACACACGAGAAAGATCGACCAACTACGTACATGAAAGTAAATTAGGCATCCTAAATGAGAATCAATATTACTGtaatctaaaatttcatgaaccCATGCCACAGCATACCACCCAATTTCATCAATTCCAGCCTCCTTGACCATCTTACTGCGTATACTTAACAGCAAACACCATAAAGTTTACCATGAGTTGCTTACTTCTTTTCTAGTACTTCCTCCATTTCCCATCCACATTCAAACTCCGAACTACATTTTGCCCTTCTTGAGCTCGTCACCAACTTCAGTGTTCTACCTACTTCTCATTTCCTCAAAACAACCTTACATTTCGAAGCACCACAACCATATTAGTAACTCCTAACccttagtaaaaaaaaaagctactCTATCCACATAGTTCTCACAAAACATACACAAAAATTCAGTTCAAAGTAAGCCAACCTGAATCACTGTCGGAGGAGGAGGACGACGACTCGGAAATGAAGACAGAAGAGAGAAACTTTCCGGCGCCGGAAGCAATGGTGAGAGTAGGCGAGAAAATGAACCTGGAGATCCAACTAGGGTTTCCTCCAGGGCCCAAATTCGAAAGTCCAGGACGTTCATAAGGAGTCTTCCTACTCCAAGCTCGCCTAGCTCGAACAATTTTCCCGCCGGTTCTTGACCCTCCGGCTTCACGATATGCAGGAACGGACGCCATGGAAGAAGTTAAGAGTGAAGATACTTTGTTTGCTCAGGCGAGAGAGATTTTCCAGTTATGGAAGGTGAAATAGCCCACTCCGGggtaaattgaaaattgacgTTTTGTAACATTGAAAAGACAATAATACCCTTTTTCTATCTTGATTTTGTAACT
This genomic interval carries:
- the LOC111788146 gene encoding protein KAKU4-like — translated: MASVPAYREAGGSRTGGKIVRARRAWSRKTPYERPGLSNLGPGGNPSWISRFIFSPTLTIASGAGKFLSSVFISESSSSSSDSDSEDDVEDDVHDDNRVFQGNGVKKSGTTEMVNSFRDFPPEKKDSKRLIEQLLMQETFSRAERDKLFQIIESRVVECQSIEGEAAGRLTELSNKAVDSDDGGSAVCSTAILEAKTWLNEKRLGLLGSSSPLELDHGPCTLNSTMLPVGNDEETGSLVDVAKSYMRERPLWASPSANNFEFKSPSPSRLQLFKEETSFSVSGNPLSSSKIKRESPASGSWNIQEEIRRVRSKATEEMLRSRSSAKLDWSSFASDYKGNLSSARSDYSKIHSEDKTQHAVQSIDKSINWSADISVTHDLSESKIIQDVPENGACLLGSASTIQQQDKDFESNPTNERKASNSSLDERGYSTVHGVAGLANGLPSLPSSTGELAVEENHVDKIVEESNSSGHDHEAKGLPVKERCELSEVSMEVPNTNDADATADKVPSEGNHNGSKEKNDAGNNVNTVEKPSTESSVAAGKTSRMAYLRRGRRRN
- the LOC111788099 gene encoding plasma membrane ATPase 4-like; amino-acid sequence: MANPITLQEIRNESVDLEHIPIGEVFEKLKCTKEGLSSEEGANRLQVFGPNKLEEKKESKILKFLGFMWNPLSWVMEAAAIMAIVLANGGGRPPDWQDCVGVIALLLINSTISFLEENNAGNAAAALMAGLAPRTKVLRDGRWSEQDAAMLVPGDIISIKLGDIVPADARLLEGDPLKIDQSALTGESLPVTKNPSDEVFSGSTCKQGEIEAVVIATGVHTFFGKAAHLVDSTNQVGHFQKVLTAIGNFCICSIAIGIVIEIIVMYPIQHRAYRDGIDNLLVLLIGGIPIAMPTVLSVTMAIGSHRLSKQGAITKRMTAIEEMAGMDVLCSDKTGTLTLNRLTVDQSLTEVFVGDVDKEHVILLAARASRTENQDAIDAAIVGMLADPKEARAGIREVHFFPFNPVDKRTALTYIDSNDSWHRVSKGAPEQILNLCNSNEAVREKVHGVIDKFAECGLRSLGVARQEVPEKTKESPGDPWQLVGLLALFDPPRHDSAETIRRALNLGVNVKMITGDQLAIAKETGRRLGMGSNMYPSSALLSQDRDASADTLPVDELIETADGFAGVFPEHKYEIVRRLQEKKHICGMTGDGVNDAPALKKADIGIAVADATDAARSASDIVLTEPGLSVIISAVLTSRAIFQRMKNYTIYAVSITIRIVFGFLLIALIWKFDFAPFMVLIIAILNDGTIMTISKDRVKPSPQPDSWKLKEIFATGIVLGGYLALMTVLFFWIVRDTDFCSNKFYVTSLRNDDPRMMAALYLQVSIVSQALIFVTRSRSWSFVERPGLLLVSAFIVAQLVATLIAVYASWDFARIKGTGWGWAGVIWLYSLITYIPLDILKFTIRYILSGRAWNNLLQNKTAFTTKKDYGKEEREAQWATTQRTIHGLQLPQSNNALSDRNSCGELSEIAEQARRRAEIARLRELHTLKGRVESVVKLKGLDIDTINQHYTV